The proteins below come from a single Ptychodera flava strain L36383 chromosome 6, AS_Pfla_20210202, whole genome shotgun sequence genomic window:
- the LOC139135108 gene encoding cyclin-dependent kinase 20-like isoform X1: MEQYTILGRIGEGAHGIVFKAKHIETGEIAAMKKVPLRKLDDGIPNTALREIKALQEIDENQHIVKLRDVFPHGTGFVLVFEFMLSDLSEVVRNCDKPLTEAQIKSYMQMLLKGVTYCHENSIMHRDLKPANLLISETGHLKLADFGLARVFNNDEGRQYSHQVATRWYRAPELLYGARKYDEGVDLWAVGCIFGELLNNSPLFPGESDIEQLCCVLRVLGTPTEKTWPGMKDLPDYKKITFPENPPIPLEQIVPDAPPEALDLLKKFLVYPSKQRISAAEALLHPYFFTEPLPAHHSELPRPTRSHKKRQHAQHAYEYDVDASLEFSLVDPDLIAPFV, from the exons ATGGAGCAGTACACAATTTTAGGAAGAATCGGAGAGGGGGCACATGGTATTGTGTTCAAAGCAAAACACATTGAG ACTGGAGAAATAGCTGCCATGAAGAAAGTACCCCTCCGAAAATTAGACGATGGTATACCAAACACAGCACTCAG ggAAATAAAAGCATTGCAGGAGATTGATGAGAACCAGCAT attGTAAAATTGAGGGATGTATTTCCGCACGGCACCGGCTTTGTCTTGGTGTTTGAGTTCATGCTGTCGGACCTATCAGAGGTAGTGAGGAACTGTGACAAGCCACTGACTGAAGCACAGATCAAGAGTTACATGCAGATGTTACTGAAAGGTGTCACCTACTGCCATGAAAATTCAATCATGCATCGG gaTTTGAAACCAGCGAACTTACTGATCAGTGAGACTGGGCACTTGAAACTGGCAGATTTTGGGTTGGCAAGAGTCTTTAATAATGATGAAGGTCGACAGTATAGTCACCAAGTGGCAACAAG ATGGTATCGTGCTCCTGAATTACTGTATGGAGCCAGGAAATATGATGAAGGAGTTGACCTTTG GGCTGTAGGATGCATATTTGGTGAGCTGCTCAACAACTCTCCACTATTTCCGGGTGAAAGTGACATTGAACAGTTGTGTTGTGTGCTCAGAGTCCTGGGTACACCAACAGAAAAGACATGGCCA GGAATGAAAGATCTTCCAGACTACAAGAAAATCACCTTTCCAGAGAATCCACCTATCCCGCTAGAACAGATTGTACCGGATGCACCACCTGAA GCTTTAGATTTGCTCAAGAAATTCTTGGTGTATCCATCCAAGCAAAGGATATCTGCAGCTGAG GCGCTGCTACATCCATACTTCTTCACTGAACCCCTACCGGCTCACCATTCTGAACTGCCAAGACCAACGAGGAGCCACAAGAAAAGGCAACATGCTCAGCATGCTTACGAGTATGACGTTGATGCTTCTCTAGAATTTTCACTCGTTGATCCAGATCTCATAGCCCCGTTTGTGTAG
- the LOC139135108 gene encoding cyclin-dependent kinase 20-like isoform X2 encodes MVLCSKQNTLREIKALQEIDENQHIVKLRDVFPHGTGFVLVFEFMLSDLSEVVRNCDKPLTEAQIKSYMQMLLKGVTYCHENSIMHRDLKPANLLISETGHLKLADFGLARVFNNDEGRQYSHQVATRWYRAPELLYGARKYDEGVDLWAVGCIFGELLNNSPLFPGESDIEQLCCVLRVLGTPTEKTWPGMKDLPDYKKITFPENPPIPLEQIVPDAPPEALDLLKKFLVYPSKQRISAAEALLHPYFFTEPLPAHHSELPRPTRSHKKRQHAQHAYEYDVDASLEFSLVDPDLIAPFV; translated from the exons ATGGTATTGTGTTCAAAGCAAAACACATTGAG ggAAATAAAAGCATTGCAGGAGATTGATGAGAACCAGCAT attGTAAAATTGAGGGATGTATTTCCGCACGGCACCGGCTTTGTCTTGGTGTTTGAGTTCATGCTGTCGGACCTATCAGAGGTAGTGAGGAACTGTGACAAGCCACTGACTGAAGCACAGATCAAGAGTTACATGCAGATGTTACTGAAAGGTGTCACCTACTGCCATGAAAATTCAATCATGCATCGG gaTTTGAAACCAGCGAACTTACTGATCAGTGAGACTGGGCACTTGAAACTGGCAGATTTTGGGTTGGCAAGAGTCTTTAATAATGATGAAGGTCGACAGTATAGTCACCAAGTGGCAACAAG ATGGTATCGTGCTCCTGAATTACTGTATGGAGCCAGGAAATATGATGAAGGAGTTGACCTTTG GGCTGTAGGATGCATATTTGGTGAGCTGCTCAACAACTCTCCACTATTTCCGGGTGAAAGTGACATTGAACAGTTGTGTTGTGTGCTCAGAGTCCTGGGTACACCAACAGAAAAGACATGGCCA GGAATGAAAGATCTTCCAGACTACAAGAAAATCACCTTTCCAGAGAATCCACCTATCCCGCTAGAACAGATTGTACCGGATGCACCACCTGAA GCTTTAGATTTGCTCAAGAAATTCTTGGTGTATCCATCCAAGCAAAGGATATCTGCAGCTGAG GCGCTGCTACATCCATACTTCTTCACTGAACCCCTACCGGCTCACCATTCTGAACTGCCAAGACCAACGAGGAGCCACAAGAAAAGGCAACATGCTCAGCATGCTTACGAGTATGACGTTGATGCTTCTCTAGAATTTTCACTCGTTGATCCAGATCTCATAGCCCCGTTTGTGTAG